Proteins encoded within one genomic window of Desulfallas thermosapovorans DSM 6562:
- a CDS encoding thiolase family protein, with protein MREAVIVSAVRTAVGKAPRGTLKNTRPEYMGAEVIKALMERTPGLDPAEIDDVIFGCSFPEAEQGMNVGRMLVLKAGLPNSVAGATVNRFCSSGLESIAIGATRVMAGFADVYLCGGVESMSLVPMGGNKCMPDPDLMSICPEAYMGMGLTAENVAEKYNISREEQDEFSVASHAKAAKAIQEGRFKEQIVPLTVTNKTRSKGKLVEKSVIFDTDEGVRPGTNMEVLSKLRPVFKAGGTVTAGNSSQTSDGAAAVMIMSREKAESLGLKPLAVFRSYAVGGCPPEIMGMGPTVAIPKALKLAGITKDQVDVFELNEAFAVQALACIKVLELDPAKINFNGGAVALGHPLGCTGSKLTTQLVYEMKRQNARYGVVSMCIGGGMGAAAVFEMV; from the coding sequence ATGCGAGAAGCTGTAATTGTCAGTGCAGTACGTACCGCAGTGGGTAAGGCACCCCGGGGTACATTGAAAAACACCCGGCCGGAATACATGGGTGCCGAGGTAATCAAGGCCTTGATGGAAAGAACACCCGGCCTTGACCCCGCTGAAATAGATGACGTTATATTCGGTTGCTCCTTCCCGGAAGCCGAGCAGGGTATGAACGTAGGCCGCATGCTGGTATTAAAGGCCGGCCTGCCCAATTCCGTGGCCGGTGCCACAGTTAACCGCTTCTGCTCTTCAGGACTGGAGTCCATCGCCATCGGTGCCACCAGGGTTATGGCGGGTTTTGCTGATGTATACCTGTGCGGCGGCGTGGAAAGCATGAGCCTGGTACCCATGGGCGGAAACAAATGCATGCCGGACCCGGATCTAATGAGTATTTGCCCCGAAGCATATATGGGCATGGGTTTAACTGCTGAAAACGTTGCTGAAAAGTACAATATTTCCAGAGAAGAGCAGGACGAATTTTCCGTGGCCAGTCACGCCAAGGCGGCCAAAGCCATTCAAGAAGGCCGCTTCAAAGAACAAATCGTGCCCCTCACCGTAACCAATAAAACCCGTTCCAAGGGTAAACTGGTGGAAAAGTCGGTTATCTTTGATACCGACGAAGGTGTCCGGCCCGGTACCAACATGGAAGTTCTGAGCAAGCTGCGCCCGGTGTTTAAAGCGGGCGGAACGGTTACTGCGGGTAACAGTTCCCAAACCAGTGACGGCGCTGCCGCGGTAATGATTATGAGCAGGGAAAAGGCCGAATCTCTGGGGTTAAAACCACTGGCCGTGTTCCGCTCCTATGCCGTGGGCGGCTGCCCGCCGGAAATTATGGGTATGGGACCCACCGTGGCCATTCCCAAAGCACTTAAACTGGCCGGTATCACCAAGGACCAGGTGGACGTATTTGAATTGAACGAAGCCTTTGCTGTACAGGCCCTGGCCTGCATCAAGGTGCTGGAACTGGATCCCGCCAAGATAAACTTCAACGGCGGCGCCGTTGCCCTGGGCCACCCGCTGGGCTGCACCGGTTCCAAGCTGACCACCCAGTTGGTTTATGAAATGAAACGGCAAAATGCCCGTTATGGTGTGGTAAGCATGTGCATCGGCGGCGGAATGGGCGCAGCCGCTGTATTTGAAATGGTTTAA
- a CDS encoding acyl-CoA dehydrogenase family protein: MQKGAMFLLEDIDPNEIFTPEDFSDEHKMIADTVADFVANEIQPNIEDLDQQKEGLMRSILEKAGELGLLSADIPEEYEGGEMGKISAAIITENVSTGGSFAVSHGAHTGIGSLPIVLFGNEEQKKKYLPGLATGKLVAAYALTEPMAGSDALGARTKAVLSEDGKYYILNGEKIFITNAGFADVFVTYAKIDGDKFTAFIVDKDTPGFSIGAEEKKLGIKGSSTCSLIFEDAKVPVENLLGEIGKGHVIAFNILNIGRYKLGAGGVGSAKAALALAAKYAMERQQFGMPIAKFGMIKNKLAQMAAKTYASESLVYRLVGNIEEALEGKTDGKEIGAAIEDYAIECSIAKVHASETLDYAADETVQIHGGYGYTQEFPAERFYRDARINRIFEGTNEVNRLIIPGTLLRRGMKGQLPLLQAAQALAAEVTSLRAKTPTGDEAPFEIEMDIINRAKKLLLLVGGTAAQKYMQKIVKEQEIIEIMANMVIEIYAMESAVLRAKKALAADPENAETKVELALAYVYDAFPKFDAWAKQALAYMFENGDMLRTNLSIAKRLAKYTPINLIGVKQKIAAKVLDAGKYVV, from the coding sequence ATGCAAAAGGGTGCTATGTTCTTACTGGAAGATATCGACCCAAACGAGATTTTTACTCCAGAGGATTTTTCCGATGAGCATAAAATGATCGCCGATACTGTGGCTGATTTTGTTGCAAACGAAATACAGCCCAACATCGAGGATTTGGACCAGCAAAAGGAAGGCTTGATGCGTTCCATACTGGAAAAGGCCGGTGAGTTGGGCCTGCTGTCCGCCGACATTCCCGAGGAATATGAAGGCGGAGAAATGGGTAAAATATCCGCCGCCATTATCACCGAAAACGTATCCACCGGCGGTTCCTTTGCCGTCAGCCACGGTGCCCACACCGGTATCGGTTCACTACCCATCGTGCTTTTCGGCAATGAAGAGCAAAAGAAAAAATACCTGCCCGGCCTGGCCACCGGTAAACTGGTAGCCGCCTATGCTCTGACCGAGCCCATGGCAGGTTCCGACGCGCTGGGTGCCCGGACCAAGGCTGTTCTCAGTGAAGACGGTAAATACTATATTTTAAACGGCGAGAAAATTTTCATCACCAATGCCGGGTTTGCCGATGTTTTTGTCACTTATGCCAAAATCGACGGTGATAAATTTACCGCCTTTATCGTGGATAAAGATACCCCCGGCTTCTCCATCGGCGCCGAAGAAAAGAAACTGGGCATCAAGGGTTCCTCCACTTGCTCGCTGATATTTGAAGATGCCAAAGTGCCCGTGGAAAACCTGCTGGGTGAAATAGGCAAAGGGCATGTCATTGCCTTTAACATTTTAAACATCGGTCGCTACAAACTGGGTGCCGGTGGCGTGGGTTCCGCCAAAGCCGCACTGGCATTGGCAGCCAAGTATGCCATGGAGCGCCAGCAGTTTGGCATGCCTATCGCCAAGTTTGGTATGATTAAAAACAAACTGGCCCAAATGGCTGCTAAAACATATGCCTCTGAAAGCCTGGTTTACCGCCTGGTGGGTAATATTGAGGAAGCCCTGGAAGGAAAAACCGACGGCAAAGAAATCGGTGCCGCCATCGAGGACTACGCCATTGAATGCTCCATTGCCAAGGTACACGCTTCAGAAACTCTGGATTACGCCGCCGACGAAACCGTGCAAATTCACGGCGGTTATGGTTACACCCAGGAGTTCCCGGCGGAACGCTTCTACCGTGACGCCCGGATCAACCGTATCTTTGAAGGCACCAACGAAGTTAACCGGTTGATCATACCCGGTACATTGCTCCGCCGCGGCATGAAGGGTCAACTGCCCCTGCTTCAGGCCGCCCAGGCACTGGCCGCCGAAGTAACTTCGTTAAGGGCAAAAACCCCCACCGGGGACGAGGCACCCTTTGAAATTGAGATGGACATCATCAACCGGGCCAAGAAACTGCTCTTGCTGGTTGGCGGTACCGCAGCCCAAAAGTACATGCAGAAGATCGTCAAAGAACAGGAAATCATTGAAATCATGGCTAACATGGTCATTGAAATTTACGCCATGGAGAGCGCAGTGCTGCGGGCCAAAAAAGCCCTTGCCGCAGACCCGGAAAACGCTGAAACCAAAGTGGAACTGGCACTGGCTTATGTGTATGACGCCTTCCCCAAATTCGATGCCTGGGCCAAGCAAGCACTGGCTTATATGTTTGAAAACGGCGACATGCTGCGCACCAACCTGAGCATCGCCAAACGCCTGGCCAAGTACACACCCATCAACCTGATCGGCGTTAAGCAGAAAATTGCCGCCAAAGTTCTGGACGCTGGCAAATACGTAGTTTAA
- a CDS encoding TetR/AcrR family transcriptional regulator encodes MAAKRTGEKYYAIIEAAVKVIAENGYHNSQVSRIAREAGVADGTIYLYFKNKEDLLISLFRIKMGEFTAGARHELKDLKNPFIKLARLIHLHFNRLESDRNLALVVQIQLRQSENSIRKGIAAPLKLYFNIIEEIVVEGITSGAFRQDVNHKLARQMIFGTMDEVATSWVMSTHQYSLASQIEPVYYLLARALAQDGKIEPFSI; translated from the coding sequence ATGGCCGCCAAACGGACCGGAGAAAAATATTATGCCATCATTGAAGCTGCCGTCAAGGTTATTGCGGAAAATGGCTACCATAACTCCCAGGTATCAAGAATTGCCCGGGAAGCCGGGGTAGCTGACGGTACAATTTACCTGTACTTCAAAAACAAGGAAGATTTACTGATATCATTGTTTAGAATTAAAATGGGTGAATTTACCGCCGGAGCCCGGCACGAATTAAAAGACTTAAAAAACCCCTTTATCAAGCTGGCCAGGCTAATTCACCTGCATTTCAACCGGTTGGAGTCCGACCGCAATCTGGCTCTGGTGGTACAAATTCAGCTGCGCCAGTCGGAAAACTCTATTCGCAAAGGAATTGCAGCACCACTCAAGCTTTACTTCAACATTATTGAGGAAATTGTTGTCGAAGGAATAACCAGCGGCGCCTTCAGGCAAGATGTCAACCATAAGCTGGCCAGACAGATGATCTTCGGTACCATGGATGAAGTGGCTACCTCCTGGGTAATGTCCACTCATCAATATAGCCTGGCCAGTCAAATTGAACCGGTTTATTATTTACTGGCCCGTGCCCTGGCACAGGACGGCAAAATTGAACCCTTTAGCATTTAA
- a CDS encoding YqaA family protein, with the protein MGTEQILSVLEQYGVWGLALMTFLDSFISPIPPEVLFIPLCLVNPEVALGLASITTTVSVIGAMVGYWVGQKGGRPLLLRFFRREKIARAEDIINAYGAMAVLIAAFTPIPFKLITITSGVLDLPLKKLVFWSTLGRAARFFLEAWLIMVFGRAAVNFLESSNFAILTLVIAFLGLALYVAWLVYRKRTG; encoded by the coding sequence ATGGGAACGGAACAGATATTGTCGGTTTTGGAGCAGTATGGAGTATGGGGTTTGGCGCTAATGACCTTTTTGGATTCATTCATCAGTCCCATACCGCCCGAGGTGCTGTTTATACCCTTGTGTTTAGTGAATCCCGAAGTCGCTTTGGGGCTGGCATCAATTACCACCACCGTTTCCGTCATCGGAGCCATGGTGGGGTACTGGGTGGGACAAAAGGGTGGCCGGCCGTTGTTATTGCGGTTTTTTCGCCGGGAGAAGATTGCCCGGGCCGAAGATATTATCAATGCCTACGGGGCAATGGCAGTACTAATTGCAGCCTTTACCCCCATACCTTTCAAATTGATTACCATAACCTCGGGGGTGCTGGACTTACCCTTAAAAAAGCTGGTCTTTTGGTCCACGCTGGGCCGGGCTGCCCGCTTTTTTTTGGAAGCCTGGCTGATTATGGTATTTGGCCGGGCTGCAGTTAATTTCCTGGAGAGTTCAAATTTTGCCATACTGACTCTGGTCATTGCGTTTTTGGGGCTAGCCCTTTATGTAGCCTGGCTAGTCTATCGTAAAAGGACCGGTTAA
- a CDS encoding cation-translocating P-type ATPase, producing MIKHPHTLKFEDIIAHLNTDAENGLTGEEVQSRLAEYGENRLKEHAGISPWVILVNQFRNIIMVLLLGATAISLLLGDYVEAVAIVAVLVLNAMFGFVTEYKAEQAMDALKKMVTATAKVIRNGKLQEIDAAQLVPGDILVLEEGDQVTADARLVEAENLATVEASLTGESQPVNKKTDVLEQENLPVGDRKNMVYMGTVVVRGVGHAVVTATGQRTEIGSVSALLEQTGGEETPLEKRMAALGRSLAGISLAIAALMAAVGMAMGRPVIEVLETAIALAIAAVPEGLPAVTTITLAIGMTRMAKQNAIIRRLPAVETLGSTTVICTDKTGTLTENEMTLEQIWLGGRAVKVTGTGYKPEGGFLDGNHREQVRGDLELFLIAGALASNASINRNDTGQWDVVGDPTEGALVVAAMKGGFNPETARRSGYKELKEIPFNSDEKRMAVYYRMPDGQMLVMAKGAPGVIMESCTSMLKDGARVPLDRQVWQQVEEANDQMAHRGLRVLAVAYRPVDTVDEEPYRDLVLIGLAGIMDPPRKEAKQAIEEASQAGIRTIMITGDQPETARAIGDRLGLTHTDVVHGSSLQNMSKMELSNELAHTSIFARVNPKDKLEIVEALQKQGAIVAMTGDGVNDAPALKEADIGIAMGQEGTVVAKEAADMVLADDNFATIIRAVKEGRVIFDNITKFIHYLFSCNLSEIILIFVALLMGVPLPLVALQILWLNLVTDVFPALSLGWEPAERGIMSRPPRNPGQDILTNRFKLRLLVQGTVLALVSLGSYLFTLGATGDLAEARTVAFVTLATVQLFHVFNVRMGGIIKLDRSLFSNPLIWGAIALVLALLALAVYMPLLNRVLQTVPLTLENLIIVVIATVASVAVIQIMNRMRFLYDPA from the coding sequence GTGATTAAACACCCGCATACACTGAAATTTGAGGATATAATTGCCCATTTGAACACAGACGCGGAGAACGGCCTAACCGGTGAAGAAGTGCAAAGCCGCCTGGCGGAATACGGGGAGAACCGCCTCAAAGAGCATGCTGGCATTTCTCCCTGGGTCATTTTGGTGAACCAGTTCCGTAATATTATTATGGTATTATTACTGGGTGCCACCGCGATTTCCCTGTTACTGGGGGATTATGTTGAAGCTGTGGCGATAGTGGCGGTGCTGGTGCTGAACGCCATGTTCGGCTTTGTTACCGAATACAAGGCGGAACAGGCCATGGATGCTTTAAAAAAGATGGTCACGGCCACGGCCAAGGTAATCCGCAACGGTAAATTACAGGAAATTGACGCGGCGCAACTGGTGCCCGGCGATATTCTGGTTCTGGAGGAGGGTGACCAGGTAACCGCCGACGCCCGGCTGGTAGAGGCTGAAAATTTGGCCACGGTGGAGGCTTCTTTAACCGGCGAGTCTCAACCCGTAAACAAAAAAACAGATGTACTGGAACAGGAAAACTTGCCCGTGGGAGACCGTAAAAATATGGTCTACATGGGCACCGTGGTGGTACGGGGCGTGGGGCACGCCGTGGTTACCGCCACAGGCCAGCGCACGGAAATAGGCAGTGTTTCCGCCCTGCTGGAGCAAACCGGTGGCGAAGAAACCCCATTGGAAAAGAGGATGGCCGCTTTAGGTCGCTCACTGGCCGGCATAAGCCTGGCCATTGCGGCCTTGATGGCGGCGGTGGGCATGGCCATGGGCCGGCCGGTTATTGAGGTTTTGGAGACAGCCATTGCTCTGGCCATAGCCGCCGTACCCGAAGGCCTGCCCGCCGTGACCACCATTACCCTGGCCATCGGCATGACCCGTATGGCCAAACAAAACGCCATCATCCGGCGTTTACCGGCGGTGGAAACCCTGGGTTCCACCACTGTAATTTGTACCGACAAAACGGGCACCCTCACCGAAAATGAAATGACCCTGGAGCAAATCTGGCTGGGCGGGCGAGCCGTCAAAGTGACCGGCACCGGTTATAAACCAGAAGGTGGTTTTTTGGACGGTAATCACCGGGAACAGGTGCGGGGCGATTTGGAGTTGTTTCTCATAGCCGGTGCCCTGGCCAGTAACGCCTCAATTAATAGAAACGACACAGGCCAGTGGGATGTGGTGGGTGATCCTACCGAAGGTGCTTTGGTGGTGGCCGCCATGAAGGGCGGTTTTAATCCTGAAACCGCCAGGCGCTCCGGGTATAAGGAATTAAAGGAAATTCCCTTCAACTCCGATGAAAAACGCATGGCCGTTTATTACCGGATGCCGGACGGGCAAATGCTGGTGATGGCCAAAGGTGCGCCCGGAGTAATTATGGAAAGCTGTACGTCAATGCTCAAGGACGGTGCCCGGGTACCCCTGGACCGGCAGGTATGGCAGCAGGTGGAGGAGGCCAACGACCAAATGGCCCACCGGGGATTGCGGGTGCTGGCCGTAGCCTACCGCCCGGTGGATACTGTGGATGAAGAGCCTTACCGGGATTTAGTGTTAATCGGCCTGGCCGGCATTATGGACCCACCCCGGAAGGAAGCAAAGCAAGCCATTGAAGAAGCATCCCAGGCGGGTATACGTACCATAATGATTACCGGAGATCAGCCTGAAACCGCCCGGGCCATCGGTGACCGTCTGGGACTGACCCACACTGATGTTGTCCACGGCTCGTCACTGCAAAACATGTCTAAAATGGAATTATCCAATGAACTGGCCCACACCAGCATATTTGCCCGGGTTAACCCCAAAGATAAGCTGGAAATTGTGGAAGCCTTGCAAAAGCAAGGTGCGATTGTGGCCATGACAGGGGACGGCGTAAATGACGCCCCGGCCTTAAAGGAAGCCGATATCGGCATCGCCATGGGCCAGGAAGGCACCGTGGTGGCCAAGGAAGCGGCCGATATGGTGCTGGCGGATGATAACTTCGCCACCATTATCCGGGCCGTTAAAGAGGGGCGGGTCATATTTGACAATATCACCAAGTTCATTCATTACCTGTTTTCCTGCAACCTCAGCGAAATCATCCTCATTTTTGTGGCACTGCTTATGGGTGTGCCTTTGCCCCTGGTGGCTTTACAGATATTATGGCTGAACCTGGTGACCGACGTATTCCCCGCCCTGTCCCTGGGCTGGGAACCGGCGGAGCGCGGTATCATGAGTCGCCCCCCCCGGAACCCCGGTCAGGATATCCTTACCAACCGTTTCAAGCTGCGCCTGCTGGTACAGGGTACGGTACTGGCGCTGGTTAGTTTAGGCAGCTACCTGTTCACCTTGGGCGCCACCGGCGATTTGGCCGAGGCCCGCACCGTGGCCTTTGTCACCCTGGCGACAGTGCAGTTGTTTCATGTTTTCAACGTGCGCATGGGCGGGATAATCAAATTGGATCGCTCACTGTTCAGTAACCCCTTAATTTGGGGGGCCATTGCCCTTGTTTTAGCTTTGCTGGCACTGGCCGTCTACATGCCCCTCTTAAACCGCGTGCTGCAAACCGTGCCGCTTACCTTGGAGAATTTAATAATTGTAGTGATTGCCACTGTAGCTTCGGTGGCGGTAATTCAAATTATGAACCGGATGAGGTTTTTATATGACCCGGCTTAG
- the cwlD gene encoding N-acetylmuramoyl-L-alanine amidase CwlD, whose amino-acid sequence MLRVIRVKIRFLLLVVIVMVAVYYTVQGIANNLENRRVATLSWSVANKVIVVDPGHGGIDPGSTGATGVLEKDITLAVSRKLSTVLGQGGAIVLMTRESDTDLSDADGGKLITRKRQDLSRRVALANERNADAFICVHVNSFKSGPKEHGAQTFYQPGSEEGQRLAMAIQGELVRLLKNTTRRAKAVDYYTTRNAKMPSVIVEIGFISNPGEEKLMCDEDYQAKLAYAIYSGLVKYFAEEATPTSGSVDMEKATETFMHNEGKDFGAP is encoded by the coding sequence ATGCTTCGGGTTATCCGGGTAAAGATACGTTTTTTATTGCTGGTAGTTATTGTAATGGTAGCGGTTTATTATACGGTACAGGGCATTGCGAATAATTTGGAAAACCGCCGGGTGGCCACGCTGTCCTGGTCGGTGGCCAACAAGGTTATTGTTGTCGACCCCGGACACGGTGGTATTGACCCGGGTTCAACAGGAGCCACCGGAGTACTGGAGAAGGATATCACCCTGGCTGTTTCGCGCAAGTTGAGCACTGTGCTGGGCCAGGGCGGTGCCATTGTGTTAATGACCCGGGAATCCGATACTGATCTCAGTGATGCGGACGGCGGCAAATTAATTACCCGCAAAAGACAGGATTTGTCAAGGCGGGTAGCCCTGGCCAATGAACGCAATGCCGATGCCTTTATCTGCGTGCATGTCAACAGTTTCAAGTCCGGTCCCAAAGAACACGGGGCACAGACATTTTACCAACCCGGTTCCGAAGAAGGGCAAAGATTGGCCATGGCCATACAGGGTGAACTGGTGCGGTTGTTAAAAAACACCACCCGCCGGGCCAAAGCCGTGGATTATTATACCACCCGCAATGCCAAAATGCCGTCGGTAATTGTGGAAATTGGTTTTATTAGTAACCCCGGTGAAGAGAAGTTGATGTGTGACGAAGATTACCAGGCGAAACTGGCTTACGCGATATATTCGGGCCTGGTTAAATATTTTGCTGAGGAGGCCACACCCACCAGTGGCTCGGTGGATATGGAGAAGGCTACCGAGACCTTTATGCACAACGAGGGCAAAGATTTCGGAGCTCCATAG
- the rpsI gene encoding 30S ribosomal protein S9 yields MALVQFYGTGRRKDAVAKVFLRPGEGKITVNNKTLEEYFGRKTLQIIARQPLELTGTGSRFDVMAKVLGGGVSGQAGAVKMGIARALIEADPNLRPVLKKAGFLTRDPRMKERRKYGLKKARRAPQYSKR; encoded by the coding sequence GTGGCCCTAGTTCAGTTTTACGGTACCGGACGCAGGAAAGACGCCGTAGCCAAGGTTTTTCTTCGTCCCGGTGAAGGCAAAATCACAGTTAACAATAAAACTCTGGAAGAATATTTTGGCCGCAAGACTCTGCAAATTATTGCCCGCCAACCGTTGGAGTTAACCGGTACAGGGAGTCGCTTTGATGTCATGGCCAAGGTGCTGGGCGGCGGCGTCAGCGGCCAGGCCGGTGCGGTTAAAATGGGTATTGCCCGGGCATTGATAGAGGCGGATCCCAATTTGAGGCCGGTGCTTAAAAAAGCCGGATTCTTAACCCGTGACCCGCGTATGAAGGAAAGGCGTAAATACGGCCTGAAAAAGGCCCGGCGTGCTCCGCAGTACTCCAAACGTTAG
- the rplM gene encoding 50S ribosomal protein L13, translating into MRTTYMAKPADVQRKWYIIDGEGKVLGRVAAEAARLLRGKHKPIFTPHVNTGDHVIIINADKVVLTGDKLRQKMYYRHSGYPGGLKATRYDKLMQEKPELAVYKAVTGMLPHNSLGRDMARKLRVYRGSEHPHEAQKPEVWEM; encoded by the coding sequence ATGAGGACGACATATATGGCCAAACCCGCCGATGTACAGCGCAAGTGGTACATCATTGACGGTGAAGGCAAGGTGCTGGGACGTGTGGCTGCTGAGGCCGCCAGGCTATTAAGAGGTAAGCATAAGCCAATCTTCACACCCCATGTTAATACAGGCGACCATGTAATTATTATTAATGCTGATAAAGTGGTACTTACCGGTGATAAATTGCGCCAGAAGATGTATTACCGGCATTCCGGTTACCCTGGCGGATTGAAAGCCACCAGATACGATAAACTGATGCAGGAAAAACCCGAACTGGCCGTTTACAAGGCAGTTACCGGCATGTTGCCCCATAACAGCCTGGGCAGGGATATGGCTAGGAAATTAAGAGTGTACCGTGGCAGTGAACACCCCCATGAGGCCCAAAAGCCGGAAGTTTGGGAAATGTAA
- the truA gene encoding tRNA pseudouridine(38-40) synthase TruA, translating into MRNIKLTVAYDGTNYHGFQEQRGTGLATIQETLEQCLGRLARRRVQVIGAGRTDSGVHARGQVVNFDASGWPIPVERIPLALNGLLPGDIVVTQAREVEENFHARICARSKTYRYTIWNSGIPSPFHRLYSCFWPVSLDAEAMSAACTYLEGTHDFKCFQASGATVKTTVRTLYQARVIREGPVIHFVFNGDGFLYNMVRIMAGTLLQVGMGKIKPESIKTLIESRKRALAGPTLPPQGLCLERVEY; encoded by the coding sequence TTGCGGAATATTAAGTTAACCGTGGCCTATGACGGCACCAATTACCACGGGTTTCAGGAACAGCGGGGCACCGGGCTGGCCACTATACAGGAAACTTTGGAACAATGCCTTGGCCGCCTGGCGAGGCGGCGAGTGCAGGTAATCGGTGCGGGGCGTACCGACTCGGGGGTGCATGCCCGGGGCCAGGTAGTTAATTTCGATGCATCGGGGTGGCCCATACCGGTGGAACGAATACCACTGGCGCTAAACGGCCTGCTGCCCGGGGATATTGTGGTGACCCAAGCCCGGGAGGTGGAGGAAAATTTCCATGCCCGTATCTGCGCCCGTTCTAAAACATACCGGTATACAATATGGAACAGCGGGATCCCTTCGCCCTTTCACCGCCTGTATAGCTGTTTTTGGCCGGTATCCCTGGATGCTGAGGCCATGTCCGCGGCCTGTACATACCTCGAAGGCACCCATGACTTTAAATGTTTTCAGGCCTCGGGTGCCACCGTTAAAACCACGGTACGCACATTGTATCAAGCCCGGGTTATACGTGAAGGTCCAGTGATACACTTTGTTTTTAACGGCGATGGTTTTTTGTACAACATGGTGCGTATCATGGCCGGGACGTTATTACAGGTGGGTATGGGCAAAATCAAGCCCGAATCAATAAAAACCTTAATTGAATCCCGTAAGCGGGCGCTGGCCGGCCCGACGCTGCCCCCCCAGGGTTTATGTCTTGAGCGTGTGGAATATTAG
- a CDS encoding energy-coupling factor transporter transmembrane component T family protein, with translation MIKGISMGQYLPACSPVHRLDPRAKLLCTVMAVPAVLVTYNTIALVLVSMWVLLAAAFSGIKPGVYWSSLKPLWVLLLVSFVLQVFFTPGEAVLTAWFIKISREGLVNSGWLLWRISVLLIAAAALTFTTTPLQLTAALEWLLSPLRRVKVPVRELVMMINLALRFVPTLFDEARQLLLAQRSRGADFTRGGIKERAGRLAPFIVPLLANIFSRADELALAMEIRCYEVGARRSRMHVLRFGPADYTALLVTMAVVLAVAAMRVL, from the coding sequence ATGATCAAGGGTATTTCCATGGGGCAATACCTGCCGGCCTGTTCACCGGTGCATCGCCTGGACCCCAGGGCCAAGCTGTTGTGCACGGTCATGGCGGTTCCCGCCGTGCTGGTGACCTATAACACCATCGCCCTGGTCCTGGTATCTATGTGGGTACTGCTGGCCGCGGCATTTTCGGGAATAAAACCGGGTGTGTACTGGAGCAGTCTTAAGCCTTTATGGGTGCTCCTGCTGGTAAGCTTTGTACTACAGGTTTTTTTTACTCCCGGTGAAGCGGTTTTAACCGCCTGGTTTATTAAAATATCCCGGGAAGGGCTGGTCAACAGTGGATGGTTGTTGTGGCGCATCAGTGTACTGTTGATAGCGGCCGCTGCCCTTACCTTTACCACTACGCCCCTGCAACTGACTGCAGCGCTGGAATGGTTGTTGTCACCGCTGCGCCGGGTGAAAGTACCGGTGCGGGAATTAGTCATGATGATTAATTTGGCGTTGCGTTTTGTGCCCACCCTTTTTGATGAGGCCAGGCAGTTGTTACTGGCGCAGCGTTCCAGGGGCGCTGATTTTACCCGTGGCGGTATCAAGGAACGCGCCGGCAGGCTGGCTCCCTTTATTGTACCCCTGCTGGCAAATATCTTCAGCCGGGCCGATGAGTTGGCTCTGGCCATGGAAATCCGGTGCTATGAGGTTGGTGCCCGGCGCTCCCGGATGCATGTACTGCGGTTCGGGCCGGCTGACTATACAGCGCTACTGGTTACCATGGCTGTTGTGCTGGCGGTGGCGGCCATGCGTGTGCTGTGA